A section of the Chelmon rostratus isolate fCheRos1 chromosome 16, fCheRos1.pri, whole genome shotgun sequence genome encodes:
- the si:dkey-240h12.4 gene encoding death-associated protein kinase 2 isoform X3: protein MAAFKPENVSDFYEIGEVLGSVSGGELFDFVAEKENLLESEAIEFMKQILEGLGFMHSKNIAHFDLKPENIMLSDKMSPHPNIKLIDFGLAHHFYQGEEYRSTSGTPQYIAPEVINYEPLSPAADMWSIGVITYILLSGFSPFQGETNEDTLRNIIAMNYEFDTPYFSTTSSMAKDFIQKLLVKNPNERITAEECLLHPWIKPITRKQMTNRNRSSINMKNFKKFNARRKWKMSYNMVWMCNRLVQLKLLKGSPDQGPDPVQRQCESDTEDTESKPASLLRRRLSSSS, encoded by the exons TGTTAGTGGAGGGGAGTTGTTTGACTTTGTTGCTGAGAAGGAGAACCTGCTGGAGAGTGAGGCCATTGAGTTCATGAAGCAGATCCTGGAGGGACTGGGATTCATGCACAGCAAGAACATTGCCCATTTTGACCTCAAG CCAGAAAACATCATGCTGTCAGATAAGATGTCACCACACCCCAACATCAAACTCATCGACTTTGGTCTGGCCCACCATTTTTATCAGGGGGAGGAGTACAGGAGCACAAGTGGCACCCCACAGTACATCG ctcctgAGGTGATCAACTATGAGCCTCTGAGTCCAGCAGCAGATATGTG gagcATCGGAGTTATTACCTACATACT ATTGAGCGGTTTTTCACCTTTCCAAGGTGAGACGAATGAAGATACTCTGAGGAACATCATTGCTATGAATTATGAGTTTGACACACCGTATTTCAGCACAACCAGCTCCATGGCCAAAGACTTCATCCAGAAACTCTTGGTGAAAAATCCCAA TGAAAGAATAACAGCTGAAGAGTGTCTGCTTCATCCATGGATTAAG CCCATCACACGCAAACAGATGACCAACAGGAATCGATCCTCAATCAATATGAAGAACTTCAAAAAGTTCAACGCCAGAAGGAAATGGAAG ATGTCCTATAACATGGTGTGGATGTGTAATCGGCTGGTCCAGTTGAAACTGCTGAAGGGCAGTCCAGATCAAGGTCCAGATCCAGTACAG AGACAATGTGAAAGTGACACAGAAGACACCGAAAGCAAGCCTGCCTCTCTGTTGCGCCGAAGACTAAGCAGCAGTTCATAG